The DNA sequence GGAATCCCTGGGCAAAAAGGCCAGGATGAATCTCCTGCCGCTGCAGCCCGGCGACGTGCCGGCCACCTGGGCGGACACCACGGATCTGGTCGAGGATCTGGACTACAGGCCCGACACACCGGTCCGGGTGGGCATACAGCGCTTTGTGGACTGGTATCGGGAGTTCTTCAAGGTTTGAACGAAACCTGTTCCGGCGCGCGAAGCCGAAAGAGCGTCGCAGCCGTAGGATTATAATTTCACGGAGTCAGTATGGCTGGATCTTGCGATATTCTTGTGGTCGGCGCCGGGCCGGGCGGGTATGCCGCGGCATTGGAGGCCGCGGCACTTGGGCAGGACGTGGTGCTTGTGGAGAAGAACCTGCTGGGGGGAACCTGCTTGAACTGGGGGTGCATCCCCACGAAGCTTTTTCTTGGGGCCACCCAGGCCATTGCCGAAATCCGGGCCCAGTCCCGGATGCGGCTGGGTACCGGCGAATTTACCGTGGACATGGCCGCGTTGCAGAAGCGCAAGACGTCGCTGTTGAACGCCACCAGGCAGGCCATGACCAAGTCCCTGGAGGCCGCTGGTGTCCGGCTGATCATTGGGCGGGCCGAACTGCACGATCCGGATCACGTCCTGATCCGAACCGCCGACCATACGGAGACCCGAATCCGCTTTCACCGCCTGATCCTGGCCCTGGGATCCGTCCCCAGCTGGCCGGCGTTGTTGAAGCCGGACGGGAAAAACGTGCTCACGTCGTATCATGTCCTGGACCTGCAGATCATCCCGGAGTCCCTGGCCGTGATTGGAGCCGGGGCCATCGGCCTCGAGATGGCCCAGTTCTTTCAGCGCATGGGCTCCAAAATAACCCTGGTGGAGGCCGCGGATCGCATCGCGCCCTCGGAAGATCCGGAGATCTGTACGCAACTGGCCTCGATACTCAAGCGGCAGGGAATGGATGTCCGGGCCGGTACGGCCGTCACTGGTCTGGAGCGCGGGGAAGATCATGTCCGGATTCAGCTGAGTGGAGACCAGTCCCTGGATGCGCGCATGGCGCTCGTCGCTGTGGGTAGAAAGCCGAATGGACGTTTTCCGGGGCTGGAGAAGGCGGGGCCGGCGAATGCCGACGAGATGACAACGATGCGGACGGACATCGATCTGAAGCTTGCCGAGCGGATCTATGCCGTGGGCGACTGCAACGGCCGCGTTCTGCTGGCCCACGCCGCCGAGGACCAGGGACGTTTCGCGGCACGCCATGCCGCCGGCAAGGTTGATGGGCCGTATGCGCCGGGGGCGATCCCCTTTTGCATGTACGGCGATCCGGAAGTGTTTCGGGTCGGTCCGACACCGGCCGAGGCAATGCGAAACGGTTTGCAGTGCTCGGTATCCCGAGCCATGCTGGCCGCCAATCCCGTGGCCCAGGCCGCGGCAGCGCCCCATGGGTTGGTCAAAATTCTGTGGAGCGGCCGGAAGGTGATCGGAATCAGCGCCGTGGGTCACGGAGTGCTGCACCTGGTCGCCTCGGCCACGATCATGGTCGATCAGGGCTGGACAAGGAGCCAGGTCGAGCAACTGATCTTCGCCCACCCGACATTGGATGAGACACTGAAACAGGCCCTGCTTGCCCCGCAAGAAGATGTGCAAGGATAAGTTAAAAAATGGTTGATGTTTTGAAAGGATATTGATGTTTCAGACGACTTCACCATTGGTCCTGGGGTCCGGTTCTCCGAGGCGTCGGGAATTGCTTGAGGGATTGGGGATATTGTTTGCGGTGCATCCTGCTGTGGATCCGGAGCCGGAGTTCGTGACGGGGAGTTGTCCGGAGGAGCATGCCCTGGATGCGG is a window from the Desulfonatronum thiosulfatophilum genome containing:
- a CDS encoding dihydrolipoyl dehydrogenase family protein; translated protein: MAGSCDILVVGAGPGGYAAALEAAALGQDVVLVEKNLLGGTCLNWGCIPTKLFLGATQAIAEIRAQSRMRLGTGEFTVDMAALQKRKTSLLNATRQAMTKSLEAAGVRLIIGRAELHDPDHVLIRTADHTETRIRFHRLILALGSVPSWPALLKPDGKNVLTSYHVLDLQIIPESLAVIGAGAIGLEMAQFFQRMGSKITLVEAADRIAPSEDPEICTQLASILKRQGMDVRAGTAVTGLERGEDHVRIQLSGDQSLDARMALVAVGRKPNGRFPGLEKAGPANADEMTTMRTDIDLKLAERIYAVGDCNGRVLLAHAAEDQGRFAARHAAGKVDGPYAPGAIPFCMYGDPEVFRVGPTPAEAMRNGLQCSVSRAMLAANPVAQAAAAPHGLVKILWSGRKVIGISAVGHGVLHLVASATIMVDQGWTRSQVEQLIFAHPTLDETLKQALLAPQEDVQG